A single region of the Lactobacillus isalae genome encodes:
- a CDS encoding dihydrolipoyl dehydrogenase family protein — protein MKKYDYIILGTGPAAYQLIKLLATQHKSILAIESGLFGGTCPNVGCEPKIYLDGAAQAALLSKQLEGHGIEQSATMNWSQLMKEKKKRFASWPNETRKIIGKICDVVNGSAHFVDRQTIEVNRQHFQGNKIVIATGRRPHELSIPGAKFLHDSSDVLSLNKIPEHITFIGAGYVAMELATFLAAAGSQVTILVRGKHVLRHFYQKYSAELVTRMTQRGIQFRFDTEAMHITQLSDKYVVELNQGSPLVTDYVVNASGRTPNIEKLDLSAAQIDYSTKGIDVDRHLQTNIKNIYAIGDVTSQDVPNLTTVAEFQARYLFNSLEKGLSQPINYPAIGTGVFAFPQLAQAGINPDSVSEDKDNFELVEYELRQSSLYAGQREKGLLTVVYDKANYIVGVSEISTSAVNDVNYFVPIIGLRIRKNEWHRNVLPIYPALADKIEEILR, from the coding sequence ATGAAAAAATATGATTATATAATTTTAGGAACAGGTCCTGCAGCATATCAATTAATTAAGCTATTAGCTACACAACATAAATCAATTTTGGCTATTGAAAGTGGCTTATTCGGTGGAACTTGTCCCAATGTTGGTTGTGAACCAAAAATCTACTTGGATGGTGCTGCTCAAGCTGCGCTTCTTAGCAAGCAATTAGAAGGGCATGGCATTGAACAGTCCGCGACGATGAACTGGTCACAATTAATGAAAGAAAAGAAGAAACGTTTTGCTAGTTGGCCAAATGAGACGAGAAAAATTATTGGCAAGATCTGTGATGTGGTCAATGGGAGTGCGCATTTCGTTGATCGACAAACAATTGAAGTAAATCGCCAACATTTCCAGGGAAATAAAATAGTTATTGCGACTGGGAGACGCCCACATGAGCTATCAATTCCTGGAGCTAAGTTTTTGCATGATAGTTCAGATGTATTATCTTTAAATAAAATTCCAGAACACATTACCTTTATTGGCGCAGGGTATGTAGCGATGGAGTTAGCTACTTTTTTAGCTGCTGCGGGTAGTCAGGTAACAATTTTGGTTAGAGGGAAACATGTATTAAGACATTTTTATCAAAAGTATAGCGCTGAATTAGTTACTAGAATGACGCAGCGAGGAATTCAGTTTAGATTTGATACGGAAGCTATGCATATTACTCAATTAAGTGATAAATATGTTGTTGAGTTAAATCAAGGCAGTCCGCTTGTAACTGATTACGTTGTAAATGCTAGTGGGCGTACGCCGAATATTGAAAAGCTCGACTTATCTGCTGCACAGATTGACTATTCAACTAAGGGAATTGATGTGGATCGGCATTTGCAGACAAACATTAAGAATATTTATGCAATTGGCGATGTTACAAGCCAGGATGTACCTAATCTAACTACAGTAGCAGAGTTTCAAGCGCGTTATCTGTTCAATTCTCTTGAAAAAGGGTTAAGTCAGCCAATCAACTATCCTGCAATCGGAACCGGTGTATTCGCCTTTCCGCAACTGGCTCAAGCTGGAATTAACCCTGATAGTGTTTCTGAGGATAAAGATAATTTTGAACTTGTTGAATATGAATTAAGGCAGAGTAGTTTATATGCTGGTCAAAGAGAAAAAGGACTGCTAACGGTAGTTTATGATAAAGCTAATTATATTGTTGGAGTTAGCGAAATCAGCACAAGTGCAGTTAATGACGTGAATTATTTTGTTCCAATTATTGGACTAAGAATCAGGAAAAATGAATGGCATCGAAATGTATTGCCAATTTATCCAGCTTTAGCTGATAAGATTGAAGAAATTTTGAGATAG
- the guaB gene encoding IMP dehydrogenase, producing the protein MSLWETKFAKKGLTFDDVLLIPAESHVLPNEVKLDTKLAPNLQLHIPLISAGMDTVTEGNMAIAMAENGGLGVIHKNLSIEAQVEEVKKAKTKAVDPKLPHPAVDDQGRLLAAAAVGVTSDTFERAEALLEAGADAIVIDTAHGHSAGVLRKIKEIRDHFPKATLIAGNVATGEGTAALFDAGVDVVKVGIGPGSICTTRIVAGVGVPQITAIYDAASVAQKYGKKIIADGGIKYSGDVVKALAAGGNAVMLGSMFSGTTEAPGTIFTNEGKQFKSYRGMGSVGAMSQQHGSSDRYFQGGVNEANKLVPEGVEALVPYKGDVSNIIYQIDGGLRAGMGYVGAGTIEELIENSQFVQITNAGLRESHPHDVQMAKEAPNYGGSDL; encoded by the coding sequence ATGAGTTTGTGGGAAACAAAATTTGCCAAAAAAGGATTAACTTTTGATGATGTACTTTTAATTCCAGCTGAAAGTCACGTGCTGCCTAATGAAGTTAAACTTGATACAAAATTAGCGCCTAACCTTCAGCTTCACATTCCACTTATTTCTGCTGGAATGGATACTGTTACCGAAGGAAATATGGCAATCGCTATGGCAGAAAATGGTGGTCTAGGAGTTATTCATAAGAACCTTTCAATCGAAGCCCAGGTTGAAGAAGTTAAAAAGGCTAAAACTAAAGCCGTTGATCCTAAATTACCTCATCCTGCAGTTGATGATCAAGGTCGCCTTTTAGCTGCTGCTGCTGTTGGCGTTACAAGTGATACTTTTGAACGCGCTGAAGCTTTGCTTGAAGCAGGTGCTGACGCAATTGTTATCGATACTGCACACGGTCACTCTGCTGGTGTTCTACGTAAGATCAAGGAAATTCGTGATCACTTTCCCAAGGCTACTCTAATTGCAGGAAATGTTGCTACTGGCGAAGGAACTGCTGCCTTATTTGACGCTGGTGTTGACGTTGTTAAGGTCGGAATCGGACCTGGTTCAATTTGTACTACTCGCATTGTTGCCGGTGTTGGTGTTCCACAAATTACAGCTATTTATGACGCTGCTAGCGTTGCTCAAAAATACGGCAAGAAGATCATTGCTGATGGTGGTATTAAATACTCTGGTGACGTTGTAAAAGCCTTAGCTGCTGGTGGAAATGCTGTAATGCTCGGTTCAATGTTCTCAGGAACTACTGAGGCTCCCGGAACTATTTTTACTAATGAAGGTAAACAATTTAAGTCTTACCGCGGTATGGGTTCAGTTGGTGCTATGTCTCAACAACATGGCTCTTCTGACCGTTACTTCCAAGGCGGAGTTAACGAAGCAAACAAGTTAGTTCCTGAAGGTGTTGAAGCTTTAGTTCCTTATAAAGGTGATGTTTCAAATATTATCTACCAAATTGACGGTGGTTTACGTGCTGGTATGGGCTACGTTGGTGCTGGTACAATTGAAGAGTTAATTGAAAATAGTCAATTTGTTCAAATTACTAACGCAGGTCTTCGCGAATCTCACCCACATGATGTTCAAATGGCTAAGGAAGCTCCTAACTATGGTGGAAGCGACTTGTAA
- a CDS encoding SGNH/GDSL hydrolase family protein: MKLLLTGDSIIARSENHTIPELNFQLQKMLACDIQNTAISGINSGGLALSLPNLVFNQPKCDYLIILVGTNDLATHKQVSFHQFENNLELIASSIIWLYYPEKVIFITPPAVDENKQRVRNNSLVIEYGNIVKKVAREYRFSVIDLASKMLEEKNFPQIFNGKKNDGLHFGVNGYKLLANLIVQKLNQISN; encoded by the coding sequence ATGAAACTACTTCTTACTGGCGATAGTATTATTGCTCGCTCCGAGAATCATACAATTCCAGAACTGAATTTTCAGCTGCAAAAAATGCTGGCTTGCGACATTCAAAATACTGCAATTTCAGGAATTAATTCTGGCGGCCTTGCTCTTTCTCTACCTAACTTAGTCTTTAATCAACCTAAATGTGACTACTTAATTATCCTAGTCGGCACCAACGACTTAGCCACTCATAAACAAGTAAGCTTTCATCAATTTGAAAACAACTTAGAATTGATTGCTTCAAGTATTATTTGGCTTTATTATCCAGAAAAAGTTATCTTTATCACGCCACCAGCAGTTGATGAAAATAAACAAAGAGTTAGAAACAATAGCCTAGTCATAGAATACGGTAATATTGTTAAAAAAGTAGCTAGAGAATATAGATTTTCAGTTATTGATCTAGCAAGTAAAATGCTAGAAGAAAAAAACTTTCCCCAAATCTTTAATGGTAAAAAGAATGACGGACTTCACTTTGGAGTTAATGGTTATAAATTACTAGCTAATCTAATTGTTCAAAAATTGAATCAAATTTCTAATTGA
- a CDS encoding D-2-hydroxyacid dehydrogenase, with protein sequence MTKIFAYAIRKDEEPFLNEWKDAHKDIEVEYTDKLLTPETAKLAKGADGVVVYQQLDYTPETLQALADAGVTKMSLRNVGVDNIDMDKAKELGFEITNVPVYSPDAIAEHAAIQAARVLRQDKRMDEKMAKRDLRWAPTIGREVRDQVVGVVGTGHIGQVFMKIMEGFGAKVIAYDIFKNPELEKKGYYVDSLDDLYKQADVISLHVPDVPANVHMINDDSIAKMKDGVVIVNCSRGPLVDTDAVIRGLDSGKIFGFVMDTYEGEVGVFNKDWEGKEFPDARLADLIDRPNVLVTPHTAFYTTHAVRNMVVKAFDNNLKLINGEKPDSPVALDKNKF encoded by the coding sequence ATGACAAAGATTTTTGCTTACGCTATTCGTAAAGATGAAGAACCTTTCTTAAACGAATGGAAAGATGCACACAAGGATATTGAAGTTGAATACACTGACAAGCTTTTAACTCCTGAAACTGCTAAATTAGCTAAGGGTGCTGACGGTGTTGTTGTTTACCAACAATTAGACTACACTCCTGAAACTCTTCAAGCTTTAGCTGATGCTGGCGTAACTAAGATGTCATTACGTAACGTTGGTGTTGATAACATCGACATGGACAAAGCTAAAGAATTAGGCTTTGAAATCACTAACGTTCCTGTATACTCTCCTGACGCAATTGCTGAACATGCTGCAATCCAAGCTGCTCGCGTACTACGTCAAGATAAGCGTATGGATGAAAAGATGGCTAAGCGCGACTTACGCTGGGCACCTACTATTGGTCGTGAAGTTCGTGACCAAGTTGTTGGTGTTGTAGGTACTGGTCACATCGGTCAAGTATTCATGAAGATTATGGAAGGCTTTGGCGCAAAAGTTATTGCTTACGATATCTTCAAAAACCCAGAACTTGAAAAGAAGGGTTACTACGTTGACTCACTTGATGACTTATACAAGCAAGCTGATGTAATTTCACTTCACGTACCAGATGTTCCAGCAAATGTTCACATGATCAATGATGACTCAATCGCTAAGATGAAAGATGGCGTTGTAATCGTAAACTGCTCACGTGGTCCACTTGTTGACACTGATGCTGTTATCCGTGGTTTAGACTCAGGTAAGATCTTTGGCTTCGTGATGGACACTTACGAAGGTGAAGTTGGCGTATTTAACAAGGATTGGGAAGGTAAAGAATTCCCAGATGCTCGTTTAGCTGACTTAATCGATCGTCCAAATGTTTTAGTAACTCCACATACTGCTTTCTACACTACCCACGCAGTACGTAACATGGTTGTTAAGGCATTTGACAACAACTTGAAGTTAATCAACGGTGAAAAGCCTGACTCACCAGTTGCTTTAGACAAGAACAAGTTCTAA
- a CDS encoding mucin-binding protein, protein MSVVVKYIDLDDNSAELASSGELQGKVGERIDYTTGDEVKKLLAAGYVLVNNSFDPNNEANFFDQDAQEYKLTFKHGQEEVTADNLSYGCQLKDVQIKGKQVVHYTGTEKEILDNIFEVTFNRKIIYDKVTKQRVSTSAWQPEKQFLPLVATPAILDYTPDKAVIGGEAATIQKPKHEYVVTYLPNKKNARRQKAEIKFIDLDQDNRELASSGELKGKPGKEIPYSTAEVLKELINKGYEVVSNGFDKKDEQKPTFGNSKDYIQTFIVVLRHKKQAVNSDHPFSEIDQSLYEKEVQRKISFSGLTDKKLDDIVQTAILKRSLTIDLVTKKIIQGQFTSNWQSSETYLPVSVPVVSGYHAKTKEVAARPVSEKDVSEEVRYYPNGYLVPVDVNHNAFADIPKKQLITNSIDPTKAVFPKLELENIDLKPIKEVKIEDPGQDYEVPYLMVHKYVAVNEENPRNEVSAAYYRRIVTARVHYQGAGEETPTDANQTVRWTRTVTYDEVSKQVIDNGMYTTEWIADKDIFEATPTPVVKGFCANIGLIGEHPVTETDLMATVTYAPLGKMIPVDEHGNEIKNAMHSPYVNDPYDPVRVLFTEEVPEVQGYAPEHDTISVNDPYTDTKVAYTLKPRYIPVNSEHPYRPIKPTMYSVPVKETIKYQGAGSQTPTARLQAARWTRTLTVDENTSELIENGKYTTAWKVDKKQYVAIKTPVIDGYHADKNIIEAKEVKKADLDFTVGYKINGRIIPVDSKGNLLSDVAQPLYVTDPDDATKVLQNQGVPRIMNYVPEQESVMIRDANKDTKVKYYTFNEWSELKTRRQKVEQKGENLKTEQPKENKNFNKKSDDKVEEKLEKTYEKEIKSSKKDTGLKSMFSWLK, encoded by the coding sequence ATGTCAGTTGTTGTGAAATATATAGATTTAGATGATAATTCAGCTGAACTTGCAAGCTCGGGAGAGTTACAAGGAAAAGTAGGAGAAAGAATCGACTATACTACAGGCGATGAAGTTAAGAAATTGTTAGCTGCGGGTTATGTATTAGTTAATAATTCATTTGATCCAAACAACGAAGCGAATTTTTTTGATCAGGATGCGCAAGAATACAAGCTCACTTTTAAACATGGTCAAGAAGAAGTAACGGCCGATAATTTGAGTTACGGTTGTCAATTAAAGGATGTTCAAATTAAAGGAAAACAAGTTGTGCATTATACAGGTACGGAAAAAGAAATTCTCGATAATATATTTGAGGTTACTTTTAATAGAAAAATTATCTATGACAAAGTTACTAAACAAAGAGTTTCAACCAGTGCTTGGCAGCCCGAAAAGCAATTTTTGCCTTTAGTTGCGACGCCTGCTATCTTAGACTACACTCCCGACAAGGCAGTAATTGGCGGAGAAGCTGCAACAATTCAGAAGCCTAAACATGAATACGTAGTTACTTATCTTCCTAATAAGAAAAACGCTAGAAGGCAGAAAGCTGAAATAAAATTTATTGATCTTGATCAAGATAATCGAGAATTAGCTAGTTCTGGCGAATTAAAGGGAAAACCAGGAAAAGAGATACCTTATAGTACGGCTGAAGTTTTGAAAGAATTGATTAATAAAGGCTATGAAGTTGTTTCTAACGGTTTTGATAAAAAAGATGAACAGAAGCCTACTTTTGGAAACAGCAAAGATTACATTCAAACCTTCATTGTTGTCTTAAGACATAAAAAGCAAGCCGTTAATTCTGATCATCCATTTTCAGAAATTGATCAAAGTCTATATGAAAAAGAAGTTCAGCGAAAGATCAGTTTTTCAGGCCTAACTGATAAGAAATTAGATGACATAGTTCAAACAGCTATCTTAAAGCGGAGTTTGACAATTGACTTAGTAACTAAAAAGATCATTCAAGGTCAATTCACTAGTAACTGGCAAAGTAGTGAAACTTATCTCCCGGTTTCTGTGCCAGTAGTTTCAGGCTACCATGCTAAAACTAAAGAAGTAGCAGCTCGTCCAGTATCAGAGAAAGACGTAAGTGAAGAAGTTAGATACTATCCAAATGGTTACTTGGTTCCAGTTGATGTAAATCACAATGCGTTTGCTGATATACCTAAAAAACAATTAATTACTAATTCTATTGATCCAACAAAGGCAGTTTTTCCTAAATTAGAGCTAGAGAATATTGACTTAAAGCCAATTAAAGAAGTAAAAATTGAAGATCCCGGTCAAGATTATGAAGTGCCATATCTAATGGTTCACAAATATGTAGCTGTAAATGAAGAGAATCCTCGAAATGAAGTTAGTGCTGCATATTACAGAAGAATTGTAACAGCACGTGTTCACTATCAAGGAGCAGGTGAGGAGACACCAACTGATGCGAATCAAACAGTGCGCTGGACCAGAACAGTGACTTATGACGAAGTAAGTAAGCAAGTTATTGATAATGGGATGTACACGACTGAATGGATAGCTGATAAAGATATCTTTGAAGCAACGCCAACCCCTGTGGTTAAGGGGTTTTGTGCCAATATTGGCTTGATCGGCGAACACCCAGTTACAGAAACCGACTTAATGGCAACCGTAACTTATGCTCCCCTTGGAAAAATGATTCCGGTTGACGAGCATGGTAATGAAATTAAAAATGCGATGCATTCTCCATACGTTAATGATCCATATGATCCGGTTCGCGTCCTATTTACTGAAGAAGTACCAGAAGTGCAGGGGTATGCTCCAGAACATGATACGATTTCTGTTAATGATCCATATACTGATACAAAAGTAGCTTATACCTTAAAGCCACGCTATATACCCGTTAATAGTGAGCATCCATACCGTCCAATTAAACCAACGATGTATAGCGTACCAGTTAAGGAGACAATTAAATATCAAGGAGCTGGTAGTCAAACGCCAACTGCTCGCTTGCAAGCAGCAAGATGGACTAGAACGTTAACCGTTGATGAAAATACAAGTGAATTAATAGAGAATGGTAAATATACAACTGCCTGGAAAGTTGATAAAAAACAGTATGTTGCAATAAAGACCCCAGTAATTGATGGCTACCATGCAGATAAGAATATAATAGAAGCAAAAGAAGTGAAAAAAGCTGATCTTGATTTTACGGTAGGCTACAAGATAAATGGTCGAATTATTCCAGTAGATTCTAAAGGAAATCTGCTCTCAGATGTTGCACAGCCCTTATATGTAACCGATCCAGATGATGCAACAAAGGTACTGCAGAACCAGGGAGTACCTAGAATAATGAATTATGTTCCAGAGCAAGAATCAGTTATGATTAGGGATGCTAACAAAGATACAAAAGTTAAATATTATACTTTTAATGAGTGGAGCGAATTAAAGACAAGACGCCAAAAAGTAGAGCAAAAGGGAGAAAATTTAAAAACAGAACAGCCAAAAGAAAACAAAAATTTTAATAAAAAAAGCGATGATAAAGTTGAAGAAAAACTAGAAAAAACTTATGAAAAAGAAATAAAATCAAGTAAAAAAGATACTGGTCTAAAATCTATGTTTTCTTGGCTTAAATAG